One stretch of Methanomicrobiales archaeon DNA includes these proteins:
- a CDS encoding lectin like domain-containing protein, translating into MIELRYHRIFWLAAVLAVLAATGTGLSDPPPTGASPQPSAILHPPALEFSAYLEKTSSEVALDPMRWLDEGWGFIPPPLDLSRINGSVVPPGRTFPARFDLRSEGRVSSVQSQGLCRSDWAFAVYSSLESSLLPGTKADFSEAALTAEHGFDIAPCGGGNEFMAIAYLARGEGAAEDRSGLPLLSWIAAAGRQPGNVSLQEALFVPDRSGPLDNDNLKWAVTRYGAVYTTMYWQPSILPFLDPYYSNSAHSYCYLQPPPAANHAVTIVGWDDTYDRKNFRNIPPGDGAFIVKNTGGTLFGEDGYTYVSYYDTGIGRRNLVFSAAPVSSPTTVYQHDPLGWTGTLHLGDETDAAWYANIYTAQEAQPLSAVGFYTTEPQTEYRVFVHLDPDNGPINQTGHARSRSGVARLPGYHVVDLDPPVPLTSGGNFSVVIRIRTPIGVPGIPAEVPIPMYSSRASSHAGESFTSSDGRNWLDLALQYPGSNVCIKAFSGIRTTESLASSPQESSPPPQPGFPRATVMRVPITSTPATPPPPEQTATPTARPTPTPRPYQYRMPPVVETATTPPVPLPANDTGEIPTPVPTFTPTPAPTPAIAPDTPPPPTPALTPEPTIAPAPPQPPEEKPTKKPKPERDDRGGRGRLGDIIDRVEETLEPSDTSNITSAPTPEITAMPDVETPPVTATAIVPPDGSRDEDDERDDGDRDDDDDREGDGRKSADDDDEREG; encoded by the coding sequence GTACAGGCCTGTCCGATCCGCCTCCGACCGGTGCCAGCCCGCAACCCTCCGCGATCCTGCATCCCCCCGCTCTGGAATTCTCCGCGTATCTCGAGAAGACGTCTTCGGAAGTCGCCCTCGATCCCATGCGGTGGCTGGATGAGGGATGGGGGTTCATACCCCCGCCTCTCGATCTCTCCCGCATCAACGGCAGCGTCGTGCCACCGGGGAGAACATTCCCCGCCCGATTCGACCTCCGCAGCGAAGGGAGGGTCTCGTCCGTGCAGAGCCAGGGTCTGTGCCGGTCGGACTGGGCTTTTGCCGTATATTCGTCTCTGGAATCCTCGCTGCTTCCCGGGACGAAGGCGGACTTCTCGGAAGCTGCCCTGACGGCGGAGCACGGATTCGATATCGCTCCCTGCGGCGGCGGGAACGAGTTCATGGCGATCGCCTATCTCGCACGGGGAGAGGGCGCGGCAGAGGACAGGTCCGGCCTCCCCCTCCTCTCCTGGATCGCGGCGGCAGGTCGTCAGCCCGGAAACGTCTCCCTCCAGGAAGCCCTGTTTGTACCGGATCGCAGCGGCCCTCTGGACAATGACAACCTGAAGTGGGCGGTGACTCGCTACGGAGCCGTTTATACGACGATGTACTGGCAGCCGTCCATCCTACCCTTTCTGGACCCGTATTACTCGAACTCGGCGCACAGCTACTGCTATCTGCAGCCGCCTCCCGCCGCCAACCATGCCGTCACCATCGTTGGCTGGGACGACACATACGACCGGAAGAACTTCAGGAATATTCCTCCCGGAGACGGAGCCTTCATCGTCAAGAACACCGGGGGGACGCTCTTCGGCGAGGACGGTTATACATACGTATCCTACTATGACACCGGCATCGGGAGACGCAACCTGGTCTTCTCTGCAGCGCCCGTGAGCAGTCCGACCACGGTGTACCAGCACGATCCGTTGGGATGGACGGGCACGCTCCATCTCGGGGATGAGACGGATGCCGCCTGGTACGCAAATATCTATACGGCTCAGGAGGCTCAACCCCTCTCCGCCGTCGGCTTCTACACCACCGAACCGCAGACGGAGTACCGGGTGTTCGTGCATCTCGATCCGGATAATGGCCCCATCAACCAGACGGGGCATGCCCGCTCCAGAAGCGGTGTTGCCCGGCTGCCGGGTTACCATGTGGTTGATCTGGATCCCCCCGTTCCGCTGACATCGGGCGGGAACTTCTCGGTGGTGATCCGGATACGGACACCCATCGGAGTGCCGGGTATCCCGGCAGAAGTTCCCATTCCGATGTACTCCAGCCGCGCGAGCTCGCACGCCGGTGAGAGTTTTACCAGCAGCGACGGCAGAAACTGGCTGGATCTAGCCCTGCAGTATCCCGGCAGCAACGTCTGCATCAAGGCATTCTCCGGTATCCGCACAACCGAATCGCTCGCTTCTTCGCCGCAGGAGTCCTCCCCGCCTCCGCAGCCGGGCTTCCCGAGGGCGACTGTCATGCGCGTCCCGATCACGAGTACACCCGCTACACCTCCGCCGCCGGAACAGACAGCGACCCCGACAGCGAGACCGACACCCACCCCTCGCCCATACCAATACAGGATGCCTCCGGTGGTCGAGACCGCAACGACCCCTCCCGTGCCTCTGCCGGCCAATGATACGGGGGAGATCCCGACACCTGTTCCTACGTTCACTCCGACACCCGCACCGACTCCGGCAATCGCCCCCGACACTCCCCCGCCACCGACCCCCGCTCTCACGCCGGAGCCCACGATCGCTCCCGCGCCTCCGCAACCTCCGGAGGAGAAACCGACGAAGAAGCCCAAACCCGAAAGGGACGATCGGGGGGGCCGGGGTCGTCTCGGGGACATCATCGATCGGGTAGAAGAGACACTCGAGCCCTCGGATACCTCGAATATCACATCTGCACCGACTCCGGAGATCACAGCGATGCCGGATGTCGAGACTCCCCCCGTCACGGCGACTGCCATCGTCCCACCCGACGGGAGCAGGGACGAAGACGACGAAAGAGACGATGGGGATAGGGACGACGATGACGATAGGGAGGGAGACGGCAGAAAATCCGCGGACGATGACGACGAAAGGGAGGGTTAG
- the tpiA gene encoding triose-phosphate isomerase encodes MASPIILVNFKSFREGTGGRADLIARAARDVAAESGVAIGVAPVATELRRISKHFEIPVYAQHVDGVSPGAYTGHITAEAVRLAGAVGTLVNHSERRLTLAEIEASVRTCAEAGLQTVVCTNNDATTGAAAALNPTYVAVEPPELIGSGISVAKADPGIIERSVAAARRVNPDVKILTGAGIHSAECVRIAVDLGTDGVLLASSVVKADEPRAVLQDLVRLL; translated from the coding sequence ATGGCCTCTCCAATCATTCTGGTCAACTTCAAGTCCTTCCGCGAAGGCACCGGGGGAAGGGCGGACCTCATCGCACGGGCGGCGAGGGACGTGGCTGCGGAGAGCGGAGTCGCGATCGGGGTTGCGCCGGTGGCGACGGAACTGCGCCGCATCAGCAAGCACTTTGAGATACCTGTCTACGCACAGCATGTGGATGGCGTTTCGCCCGGCGCCTATACGGGGCATATCACCGCCGAAGCGGTCCGGCTTGCGGGTGCGGTCGGGACGCTCGTCAACCACTCCGAGCGTCGGTTGACACTCGCCGAGATCGAGGCGAGCGTCCGCACATGTGCGGAGGCGGGCCTGCAGACCGTCGTCTGCACCAACAACGATGCCACAACGGGGGCTGCTGCGGCTTTGAATCCCACCTATGTGGCGGTGGAGCCGCCGGAACTGATCGGAAGCGGCATCTCGGTCGCAAAGGCGGATCCGGGAATCATCGAACGATCGGTAGCGGCGGCACGGCGGGTCAACCCGGATGTAAAGATACTGACCGGTGCCGGCATCCATTCAGCTGAGTGCGTCAGAATTGCCGTGGATCTCGGAACGGATGGCGTGCTTCTCGCTTCCAGCGTCGTCAAGGCCGATGAGCCACGGGCAGTGCTGCAGGATCTGGTGAGGCTCCTCTAG
- the tgtA gene encoding tRNA guanosine(15) transglycosylase TgtA, whose protein sequence is MRFEVAEKDIAARTGKLRAGSKTLSTPALLPVVNPHMPLVPPAEMARMGVEGLITNAYIFYRSDAFRERALECGLHRVLDFEGIIMTDSGSYQLSVYGQVEITNRETLAFQQAIGSDIMVPLDIPTSPQADRTTAVSDLAVTLSRLREAKETFPGADIAGPVQGGIYPELREEAARAVMALSFDFCPIGAVVPLMESYRYRELVEVVMAAKQGLSPAACVHLFGAGHPSMFALAVAMGCDLFDSAAYALSAREGRYLTPSGSLHLQDLHEFPCACEVCRSHTPDEVRSAENREYLLARHNLLVSLAEIDRIRQAIQDGVLFELVDERCRSHPRLLEGYRHLLTRASELEPLDRVSKRRFFYRGSESCDRTEVHRFADVIGRIALKRSVLILMDGMPRTGYDEVLHFKPPFGAYPSELSETFPIGQSEVPAWDADMVRAGCRGIRRLMEAHPDTVFSIACSDRWRRIVVEEIPGAGVLHDPL, encoded by the coding sequence ATGCGGTTCGAAGTCGCCGAGAAGGATATTGCCGCCAGAACAGGGAAGTTGAGAGCGGGGTCAAAGACACTCTCGACCCCTGCCCTGCTCCCCGTCGTGAATCCCCATATGCCCCTTGTCCCCCCGGCAGAGATGGCGAGGATGGGCGTCGAAGGGCTGATCACGAATGCCTATATCTTCTACCGCAGTGACGCGTTCCGCGAACGCGCTCTCGAGTGCGGTCTGCACAGAGTCCTGGATTTTGAAGGGATCATCATGACCGATTCGGGCTCGTATCAGCTCTCGGTGTACGGACAGGTCGAGATCACCAATCGGGAGACCCTTGCGTTCCAGCAGGCGATCGGAAGCGACATTATGGTGCCGCTGGACATCCCCACCTCGCCGCAGGCGGATCGGACCACCGCGGTGAGCGACCTTGCCGTTACGCTCTCCCGGCTGCGGGAGGCGAAGGAGACCTTCCCCGGTGCCGATATCGCCGGGCCCGTGCAGGGCGGGATCTACCCCGAGCTGCGGGAGGAGGCAGCCCGGGCAGTCATGGCGTTGTCGTTCGACTTCTGCCCCATTGGAGCCGTCGTTCCCCTGATGGAGAGCTACCGCTACCGCGAGCTCGTCGAAGTCGTGATGGCTGCAAAACAGGGTCTCTCTCCGGCCGCGTGCGTCCACCTCTTCGGAGCCGGTCATCCGTCGATGTTCGCCCTTGCCGTGGCAATGGGATGCGATCTCTTCGACTCAGCAGCATACGCCCTTTCCGCCCGCGAGGGGCGCTACCTGACTCCCTCCGGGAGTCTGCACCTGCAGGATCTCCACGAGTTCCCCTGCGCCTGCGAGGTGTGCCGGAGCCACACTCCGGATGAGGTGCGAAGTGCCGAAAACAGAGAGTATCTCCTGGCGCGGCACAACCTGCTCGTCAGCCTGGCGGAGATCGACCGGATCCGCCAGGCGATCCAGGACGGCGTCCTCTTCGAGCTGGTGGACGAGCGGTGCCGGAGCCATCCACGTCTCCTGGAAGGCTACCGCCACCTGCTCACCCGCGCTTCGGAACTGGAGCCCCTGGACCGGGTCTCCAAACGACGCTTCTTCTACCGTGGTTCGGAGAGCTGCGACCGCACCGAGGTGCACCGCTTCGCCGATGTGATCGGCCGTATCGCTCTCAAGAGATCGGTGCTGATCCTCATGGACGGCATGCCCCGGACGGGCTATGACGAGGTGCTCCATTTCAAGCCGCCCTTCGGTGCCTACCCCTCCGAGCTATCGGAGACCTTTCCCATCGGGCAGAGTGAGGTGCCGGCGTGGGATGCCGACATGGTGAGGGCCGGGTGCCGGGGTATCCGGCGCCTGATGGAGGCTCATCCAGATACTGTCTTCTCGATCGCCTGCAGCGACCGCTGGCGCAGGATCGTGGTGGAGGAGATTCCCGGCGCAGGAGTGCTCCATGATCCGCTGTGA
- the arcS gene encoding archaeosine synthase subunit alpha: MIRCELRKRDGLARTGRLDLGGRTVPLPSAQEMEDLFPDLSLRHLSNVPLLADADFVARYHRSGSGEPLALHPLARDDVPGGSVVMVSGWHTALRNPRQYVEWLVQLKERVPSDTVWYAPAAAVPGNVHMLLYSGFDLFDYRAVDLCTARGLFCTVEGEFKDEECGGAICSCHGCRNGDLFEHNRAALVSAIETASLFIGRSRLRDLVEARSRIDPSQVSILRHLDARKEFIDRYIPVARPAPLLATTAESLRRTEVRRFAERVIRRFRKPPHTIAVLLPCSARKPYSASQSHRKFIAAVGGRAHELIVTSPLALVPRELERVYPAAHYDVPVTGYWDREELHFAASVLSEYFRSHPYRRVIAHLDGGALRAAEMAASACGIELERTVCSSPTDDASITALQNALEGEPRVKEDRIGGILSWQFGTIADTAGLSIRGRPNGQIVVRGRTQFFGIDPLTGLLKPTFEGWSMIGEGYRVTIGDFVPQGDILVPGILSADAEILEGDEVLVQNDAIMATGRALMGAYEMRHSTRGIAVKVRRVKKR; encoded by the coding sequence ATGATCCGCTGTGAGCTCAGAAAGAGGGACGGTCTTGCCCGCACGGGGCGCCTGGACCTGGGAGGCAGGACGGTCCCCCTCCCCTCCGCCCAGGAGATGGAGGATCTCTTCCCGGACCTATCGTTGCGCCACCTCTCCAACGTGCCGCTCCTGGCAGATGCTGACTTCGTGGCGCGATATCACCGTTCCGGGTCAGGCGAACCCCTCGCTCTCCATCCCCTTGCCCGCGACGATGTACCGGGAGGTTCGGTGGTGATGGTCTCCGGCTGGCATACCGCCCTGCGGAATCCGCGTCAGTACGTGGAGTGGCTCGTGCAGCTGAAGGAGCGGGTCCCGTCAGATACGGTCTGGTACGCTCCGGCGGCAGCAGTGCCCGGAAACGTGCACATGCTCCTCTACTCCGGTTTCGATCTCTTCGACTACCGCGCGGTTGACCTCTGCACGGCACGGGGGCTCTTCTGCACCGTGGAGGGGGAGTTCAAGGATGAGGAGTGCGGAGGCGCAATCTGCTCCTGCCACGGCTGCCGCAACGGGGATCTCTTCGAGCACAATCGTGCTGCACTCGTCAGCGCGATCGAAACCGCCTCCCTCTTCATCGGACGGTCCCGCCTGCGGGACCTGGTGGAGGCGCGGAGCCGAATCGATCCCTCCCAGGTCTCCATCCTCCGCCATCTGGATGCGAGGAAGGAGTTCATCGACCGCTACATCCCCGTCGCCCGGCCCGCACCCCTGCTGGCGACAACCGCCGAATCCCTGCGGCGGACGGAGGTGCGGAGGTTCGCGGAGAGGGTGATCCGTCGGTTCAGGAAACCCCCCCACACGATCGCCGTGCTTCTCCCCTGCTCAGCCAGAAAGCCGTATTCCGCCTCGCAGAGCCACCGGAAGTTCATTGCCGCCGTTGGTGGGCGGGCCCACGAACTGATCGTCACCTCGCCATTAGCGCTTGTACCCCGTGAGCTGGAGCGCGTGTATCCGGCCGCCCACTACGACGTGCCGGTGACCGGCTACTGGGATCGGGAGGAACTCCACTTTGCCGCATCTGTCCTTTCGGAGTACTTCCGATCCCATCCCTACCGACGTGTGATCGCCCACTTGGACGGCGGAGCCCTCCGCGCCGCGGAGATGGCCGCCTCCGCCTGCGGGATCGAGCTGGAGCGCACCGTCTGCAGCAGTCCGACGGACGATGCCTCGATCACCGCCCTGCAGAATGCCCTGGAGGGCGAGCCGAGAGTGAAGGAGGACAGGATCGGCGGCATACTCTCCTGGCAGTTCGGCACGATCGCGGATACGGCGGGGCTCTCCATCCGCGGTAGGCCTAACGGGCAGATCGTCGTTCGCGGGCGTACGCAATTCTTCGGCATCGACCCCCTGACGGGGCTCTTGAAGCCCACCTTCGAGGGTTGGAGCATGATAGGCGAGGGATACCGCGTCACGATCGGGGATTTCGTCCCGCAGGGGGACATTCTGGTGCCCGGCATCCTCTCCGCCGACGCCGAGATCCTCGAGGGCGACGAGGTATTGGTGCAGAACGATGCCATCATGGCCACGGGACGGGCCCTCATGGGCGCGTACGAGATGCGGCATTCCACCCGGGGTATTGCTGTGAAGGTGCGCAGAGTTAAGAAGCGGTAG
- a CDS encoding TIGR00296 family protein, whose product MSVLTRDEGFVALQLARRALESAVRKEHLQVPHMPAVFEEKRGVFVTIKKRGMLRGCIGLPYPIMALRDAIVEAAVSAGLEDPRFPPVREDELSALQLEVTILTMPEPLMGPPALRAEMVNVGRHGLIVRGWGTSGLLLPQVPVECGWNSEEFLAHTCQKAGLPGDCWKSADAEVFTFEGQIFTEDRA is encoded by the coding sequence ATGTCAGTGCTGACCCGGGACGAAGGATTCGTCGCACTCCAGCTGGCCCGCCGCGCACTGGAGAGCGCGGTTCGAAAGGAGCATCTTCAGGTGCCGCACATGCCTGCGGTCTTCGAAGAGAAGCGGGGGGTGTTCGTCACGATCAAAAAGAGGGGGATGCTCCGCGGCTGCATCGGTCTCCCGTATCCCATCATGGCCCTGCGGGACGCGATCGTCGAGGCGGCGGTATCGGCAGGCTTGGAGGACCCTCGGTTCCCCCCGGTACGGGAGGACGAGCTGTCTGCTCTGCAGCTGGAGGTGACCATCCTGACCATGCCCGAGCCGCTCATGGGCCCCCCTGCCCTGCGGGCAGAGATGGTGAATGTGGGCAGGCACGGTCTCATCGTCAGGGGATGGGGAACGAGCGGACTTCTGCTCCCGCAGGTTCCGGTGGAGTGCGGCTGGAACAGCGAGGAGTTCCTCGCCCATACCTGCCAGAAGGCGGGTCTCCCGGGAGACTGCTGGAAGTCGGCGGATGCGGAGGTATTCACGTTTGAAGGACAGATATTCACCGAAGATCGGGCATGA
- a CDS encoding CBS domain-containing protein, which produces MHIPTPTELKARRIALGLKQADVAARAGISQSMVARIEAGSVDPRLSTLTKIVQVLNTAERPALTASDVMHSPVVGVAPRDAIQDAVRLMQDRMVAYLPVLENGVPVGCISESSIVGAMGREGLRGRSRGAVRDFMEPCAPTIPQDTDIETVIHILQQHHAVLVVKKAEVIGVITRRDLIALLL; this is translated from the coding sequence ATGCATATCCCGACACCGACCGAGCTCAAGGCCAGAAGGATCGCCCTTGGGCTGAAACAGGCCGATGTTGCCGCACGGGCGGGCATCAGCCAGTCCATGGTCGCGCGGATAGAGGCGGGAAGCGTGGATCCGCGCCTGAGCACCCTCACGAAGATCGTCCAGGTGCTGAATACGGCAGAACGGCCTGCGCTCACGGCGTCGGACGTGATGCACTCCCCCGTGGTCGGTGTGGCACCCCGCGATGCCATTCAGGATGCGGTTCGGCTGATGCAGGATCGCATGGTCGCGTACCTCCCTGTCCTCGAGAACGGCGTACCTGTCGGATGCATCTCGGAGTCGTCGATCGTCGGCGCGATGGGGCGGGAGGGTCTGCGGGGGAGGAGCCGTGGCGCTGTGCGGGACTTCATGGAACCGTGCGCACCGACTATCCCCCAGGATACCGACATCGAGACGGTGATCCATATCCTCCAGCAGCACCACGCCGTGCTCGTGGTGAAGAAGGCAGAGGTGATCGGCGTGATCACCAGGCGCGACCTGATCGCGCTTCTTCTCTAG